DNA from Synechococcus sp. CBW1108:
GAGAGCACATCCATGCTCTGGGCCCGGCTGATGCGGGGCAGCAGCTCGAGCGCCAGGGCTGACACCCGGCGGGCCAGGAGCTGCTCCACCAAATCGACCGCTCCGTAGGGGGAGAGCAAACCGGCCACCAGGGTCCCTGGCTTGAGCTGGTCCAGCAGCTCAGCGGCCGGTGGATTGACGCAGAGCACCGCATCTATCTCCTCGCCCAAGTTGGCTTCCGGCTCCACCAGCCGGGCCCCGGCCTCGGAGAAATCGCCATCGCTATAGCCGGCAGCCAGGCCGGCACCCTGTTGCAACCGTACTTCCAGGCCGCGGGCCCGCAGCCTGCGCACGGTTTCCGGGGTCGCCGCCACCCGACACTCACCAGGACTGCGTTCCCGCAGAATCAATACATCAGCCAAGGGGATCGCCTGTAGCCACCTACCTATTAGGGGGGAATGGCCCGCCCGGGGGCAATACGGCACCTACAAATGTGCGCAGTTGCCCATGGGGCGCTGGCATCAAAACAGGGGTAACAACTCCTCTTCCACGCAGCTGGCCTGGGGCAGGGCGCCCTGGCGCCGCAGCTGGCGGGCCCGCAGAATCATGGGGTCGATGTCGCACTCCAGCGCCCAGCAGAGGCTCAGATGCTGCCGGTGCAGGGCATCTGACCAGGCCCAGCAACCCGGGTCATGGAAGGGGATGGCCATGGGGGATGGGTGGCGCCGGCCCGGAGGAATGATCAAAAGTTAGACACGACACGCCCCAAACCTATTAGGCCAGATCACTCATTTGCAGCTGGGCTGGTCTGGCCCCACCCGCCTTCGACACAATGGCGCCATGGGGTTCCCTTCCTTTGATCTGGGCCTGACAACAGGTGGTGCGGCCCCAACCCTGCGACCCAGGCAATGGCAGAGCCGGCTGATCCAGCTGCTGAGAGCCCGACTGCTCAATCCCGAACCAGGGGGCCATGACGTGCTGATCCACGCCGGGCCGGGAGCCGGCAAAACCCTGGGAGCCCTGCTCAGCTTCCAGGCCATGCAGCGGGAGGGCCGGATTGGCCACTTCGTGGTGTTCTGCCATCGCAGTTCAATCGCCCGCCAATGGCTGGCGGCGGCGGCACGACTCAATCTGCAGCTGGTGGAGTGGGATCCGGAGCAGGGGCTGGCAGCAGTCCATCCCAGCCGCGGCTGGGATGGACTGCTGCTGAGCTACCAGAGCGCAGGTCGGCACCGCCGCCCGCTCAGCGCGGCCCTGGGAGCAGGGAGCCTGGGGCCCTGGCTGGCGATCGCCGACGAGGTCCATCACCTCGGGCTCGATCCCGACGAACCGGAGGCCGCCGCCTGGGGCTTTGCCTTCGGCCAGCTCACCAGCGCAGCCCGACTGAGGCTCGGGCTCACGGGAACCCCCTTCCGAGCTGACAACCTGGCCTTCTGCGCTGCCCGCCGGGTGCGGTTACGCGAAGGCGAGGAGGAGATCGAGCGCATCGTCCCAGACCTGAGCATTGCCCCCCGCCAACTGATCCTGGCCGGCGACGTGCGCCCCCTGGAATTTCGTTTTCAGGACGGCTGGGTGGACCACGGCAGGCCCCAGGCCGGCGCCCCTACGGAGACCTCACCTCTCTCGGGCGAGGGGCGCGAGAGCTGGCGGGCTCGCAACCTACGCCGCGCCATTCGCCTGGGGGACTCGAGCTGCATCGCCCTGCGGCTCCTGCTCAATGCCCGCAAACGGCTCGAGCTGGTGCGCAGCAGCCACCCGGAGGCCGGCGGGCTGGTAATTGCCCGCGACATTGCCCATGCCAGGCGCATCACTGGCCTGCTCGAGGAGCAGGGCGATCAGGTCCACCTGGTGCACTCCCAGGACCCGGCAGCCGCCACCCGACTGGCCGGCTTCCAGGCCGGGGAGGCCGATTGGCTGGTGAGCATAGATATGTGCGCCGAGGGCTTTGATGCCCCAAGGCTGCGGGTAGTGGCCTACCTCACCACCGTTGTCACCCGCAGTCGCTTCGTGCAGGCGATCACCCGGGCCGTGCGCATCGACGGTGGCCGCAGCAGCCTGGAAGCCATACCTCGTGATCCCTCCTATGTGTTCGCCCCTGCCGACCCCCTG
Protein-coding regions in this window:
- a CDS encoding DEAD/DEAH box helicase, giving the protein MGFPSFDLGLTTGGAAPTLRPRQWQSRLIQLLRARLLNPEPGGHDVLIHAGPGAGKTLGALLSFQAMQREGRIGHFVVFCHRSSIARQWLAAAARLNLQLVEWDPEQGLAAVHPSRGWDGLLLSYQSAGRHRRPLSAALGAGSLGPWLAIADEVHHLGLDPDEPEAAAWGFAFGQLTSAARLRLGLTGTPFRADNLAFCAARRVRLREGEEEIERIVPDLSIAPRQLILAGDVRPLEFRFQDGWVDHGRPQAGAPTETSPLSGEGRESWRARNLRRAIRLGDSSCIALRLLLNARKRLELVRSSHPEAGGLVIARDIAHARRITGLLEEQGDQVHLVHSQDPAAATRLAGFQAGEADWLVSIDMCAEGFDAPRLRVVAYLTTVVTRSRFVQAITRAVRIDGGRSSLEAIPRDPSYVFAPADPLLIRYARSWSISEPYLIRPRLATPGSENAGGNGGQQPLETVGERVGQVIQLGGPELPDFLGQRA